In Harmonia axyridis chromosome 6, icHarAxyr1.1, whole genome shotgun sequence, a single window of DNA contains:
- the LOC123683382 gene encoding uncharacterized protein LOC123683382 — protein MHLQDLFWYLLPLVPVKLVQTPPYVYKNISIFMSIPTAAFECLETVIKETFRYTDRSLISLTVTGNQGEIEDLQNKVIRYLNKEGNATLKLLGEPPHPEFQSSTICFKESNLTNSETCRKNFVPKESTNFFVIIAGNLETLDSSLHSVFNSTTFNPFAEFLLYWSHPVGLSLTELFSLLWKYHMLKVIVIEHDLESDNLGVHVLQLKLLGPGLCLKKSRFVSTGSCKNSGHQTRLRALMRSRIPRTFKNCTIEAIAMKYEPFVINEDKGIEIKLLKEMGRHNNITFSINVTKDAKDWGDKVNGTWNGNFAEIINTLKVGIGNVGPEADRLEDFDFTYSYKSPILVWVVPIAGNVKKWRVLTIIFAPLLWSIIFAVFILLAGLIVTFSRYFGDNPYLQSISGGFLTSLQLLISSSVYKTPTITVVRLVFLGGLLFGLILTCVYSSYLINVLTKAVKEHQIHNEQEIVESNLVIGGLEEYLERFQKSDNDDCLDDICRRYQYSSDENDTAMFWLKKVEDKEACTPLTKLFVQYYMLNRFEESREEDIDSRVKRVKLFIIDKPINFYSLAVVMNKGNPFRRSFDKFIKKFVEAGLMYTLTVEFQDKFERLKYFIRNADQGQEKLSVYHVQGPFAIWGIGNGIAILVFFMENLWFFKLCKTFQSEKSKASYIGRDPRDKNLYYDCKYGNMYGRNYPKELS, from the exons atgcACCTGCAAGATCTTTTTTGGTACTTACTTCCTCTAGTGCCTGTCAAACTTGTTCAGACTCCACCATATGTCTATAAGAACATATCGATCTTCATGAGTATCCCTACTGCAGCATTTGAATGCCTGGAAACTGTGATCAAGGAGACCTTCAGATACACAGACAGATCATTGATCAGCTTAACTGTCACAGGAAATCAAGGTGAAATAGAAGATTTGCAGAACAAGGTTATCAGATATTTGAACAAAGAAG GAAATGCTACTTTAAAACTCCTAGGGGAACCTCCACACCCAGAATTCCAATCATCCACCATATGCTTCAAAGAATCCAACCTAACTAATTCCGAAACATGCAGAAAAAACTTCGTCCCCAAAGAGTCCACAAATTTCTTCGTCATAATAGCCGGAAACTTGGAAACCTTGGACAGCAGCCTGCACAGCGTCTTCAACTCCACCACTTTCAACCCTTTCGCTGAGTTTCTCCTATACTGGAGCCACCCTGTAGGGCTTTCCTTGACTGAACTATTCTCGTTGCTGTGGAAATATCACATGCTGAAGGTGATCGTGATCGAGCACGACCTTGAGAGTGACAACTTGGGGGTCCACGTCCTCCAGTTGAAGTTGCTAGGTCCAGGGCTCTGCCTGAAGAAGAGTAGGTTTGTCTCCACTGGGTCTTGCAAGAACTCTGGCCATCAGACAAGGCTGCGAGCCTTGATGAGGAGCAGGATACCCAGGACCTTCAAGAACTGCACAATAGAAGCCATAGCTATGAAATACGAACCATTCGTCATAAACGAAGATAAGGGTATCGAGATCAAGCTCTTGAAAGAGATGGGAAGACATAACAACATCACCTTCTCCATAAACGTCACAAAGGACGCTAAAGATTGGGGGGATAAAGTTAATGGAACTTGGAACGGTAACTTTGCAGAGATTATCAACACCCTCAAGGTTGGTATCGGGAACGTGGGTCCAGAAGCTGATAGGTTGGAGGATTTCGACTTTACCTACAGTTACAAGTCTCCGATTCTGGTTTGGGTGGTACCCATAGCTGGCAATGTTAAAAAATGGAGGGTGTTGACCATCATCTTCGCCCCTTTACTATGGTCCATCATCTTTGCGGTTTTTATCTTGTTAGCCGGGCTCATAGTTACCTTCTCCAGGTATTTCGGGGATAACCCCTACCTCCAAAGTATATCTGGTGGTTTTTTAACCTCTCTACAGCTTCTTATAAGTTCTTCTGTCTACAAAACACCAACTATTACAGTTGTACGCTTGGTATTCCTTGGTGGACTCTTGTTTGGTCTAATATTGACCTGCGTCTACTCCAGCTACCTCATCAACGTCCTCACGAAAGCCGTGAAGGAGCACCAGATCCATAACGAACAAGAAATCGTAGAATCTAACCTGGTGATCGGTGGACTCGAGGAGTACCTGGAGAGGTTTCAAAAGTCTGATAACGACGACTGTTTGGACGACATCTGCAGGAGGTATCAGTACTCCAGTGACGAAAACGATACGGCGATGTTTTGGCTTAAGAAAGTCGAGGACAAGGAGGCCTGCACTCCTCTTACTAAACTCTTCGTTCAGTATTACATGCTGAACAGATTTGAGGAGTCTAGAGAGGAAGATATAGATTCTAGGGTGAAACGAgtgaaattatttataatagaCAAGCCAATCAACTTCTATTCTTTGGCTGTGGTGATGAACAAGGGAAATCCATTTAGGAGAAGTTTCGATAAGTTTATAAAAAAGTTCGTGGAGGCTGGATTGATGTACACTCTCACTGTTGAGTTTCAGGACAAGTTTGAAAGGCTGAAGTACTTCATAAGAAATGCTGATCAAGGTCAGGAAAAACTAAGTGTTTACCACGTGCAGGGACCATTTGCTATTTGGGGAATCGGGAACGGCATCGCTATTTTGGTCTTCTTTATGGAAAATCTATGGTTTTTCAAATTGTGTAAAACTTTTCAAAGCGAGAAGTCTAAAGCGAGCTATATTGGCAGAGATCCAAGAGATAAAAACCTTTATTACGATTGTAAATACGGTAACATGTATGGTAGAAATTATCCGAAAGAATTGTCATaa
- the LOC123683385 gene encoding aquaporin-11 encodes MARRMATKVYRLFRNLGVVGYSSKKNIFGIHPLVVSTAYIGLSIGLCYLLRRAVKSWMSDNVFRDILLEFLTTLEMCISFFELIVVTENWGIEAYAIFLFLLVLIWERTWTDASACPYTALEEVIEGQRDYSNAALRVFGQLAGGLVTFSLVQLFWAMELVHTHKGKAFEDCTADLQVPMCMGAFIEALGTCLCRLVGRWLSFTGNKFASLINALCTTVIVVAAFDTTGGYFNPALATSLKLGCEGNTFMEHFVTYWVGAVIGSVAAYYIFNSQKVQDYLEGFKPKTE; translated from the exons ATGGCTAGAAGAATGGCCACCAAGGTGTACAGGCTGTTCAGGAATTTGGGAGTTGTAGGATATAG CTCGAAGAAGAACATCTTCGGTATCCACCCTTTGGTCGTATCTACCGCCTACATAGGGTTGTCGATCGGCCTCTGTTATCTCCTCCGGAGGGCTGTCAAAAGCTGGATGAGCGACAATGTCTTCAGGGACATCTTGCTGGAATTCCTGACTACTTTAGAGATGTGCATTTCCTTCTTCGAATTGATCGTAG TTACTGAAAATTGGGGCATCGAAGCCTATGCCATATTCCTCTTCCTCCTGGTTCTTATTTGGGAAAGAACGTGGACAGATGCCTCAGCCTGCCCTTACACAGCCTTGGAGGAGGTCATCGAAGGCCAGAGGGACTACTCCAACGCAGCCTTGAGGGTGTTTGGTCAGCTTGCAGGTGGTTTGGTCACCTTCTCCTTGGTGCAATTATTTTGGGCGATGGAGCTAGTGCACACCCACAAAGGAAAGGCTTTCGAGGACTGTACTGCCGATCTGCAGGTGCCTATGTGCATGGGGGCCTTCATCGAAGCCTTGGGAACCTGTCTTTGCAGACTGGTCGGACGATGGTTGAGTTTTACAGGGAATAAGTTCGCCAGTTTGATCAATGCGTTGTGCACAACAGTAATTGTTGTTGCCG CCTTTGACACGACTGGGGGCTACTTCAATCCAGCCCTGGCCACTTCCCTGAAGTTAGGCTGCGAGGGAAACACCTTCATGGAGCACTTCGTCACCTACTGGGTTGGGGCTGTGATTGGATCTGTTGCTGCTTATTACATCTTCAACAGCCAGAAGGTTCAAGATTACCTGGAGGGTTTCAAACCCAAAACGGAATAA
- the LOC123683381 gene encoding atypical protein kinase C isoform X2, with protein MPPQLVQNNVQEIRAKIAYNGEVLITYLDEDITLEKLHREVREICRFSQDQIFTIKWVDEEGDPCTISKQLELNEAIRLYEVNRDVELTMHVFPNVPPQPGMPCQGEDRSIYRRGARRWRKLYRVNGHIFQAKRFNRRAFCAFCHDRIWGLGRQGFKCIQCKLLVHKKCHKLVQLPCANEHVEPVLRDEQNGAESTGGQVGLVSSPHVNDAGLQDHLREFPEAPQADLSGESVPVEDPKEDLDTGSTRQYSLNDFELIRVIGRGSYAKVLMVELKKTKRIYAMKVIKKALVTDDEDIDWVQTEKHVFETASNHPFLVGLHSCFQTPSRLFFVIEFVRGGDLMFHMQRQRRLPEEHARFYAAEISLALNFLHCKGIIYRDLKLDNVLLDHEGHIKLTDYGMCKEGIRPGDTTSTFCGTPNYIAPEILRGEDYGFSVDWWALGVLLYEMLAGRSPFDIAGASENPDQNTEDYLFQVILEKTIRIPRSLSVKAANVLKGFLNKNPADRLGCHSPDSFTEITSHQFFKSIDWDMLEQKHVPPPYKPRLDSDRDLANFPPEFTDEPVHLTPDDPRVIEKIDQSEFEGFEYVNPLLMSLEDCV; from the exons ATGCCGCCGCAACTGGTCCAGAACAATGTCCAGGAAATACGCGCCAAGATAGCCTACAACGGTGAAGTTCTTATCACATATCTTGACGAAGACATAACACTGGAAAAACTGCATAGGGAAGTGAGAGAAATCTGCCGTTTTTCCCAAGACCAAATCTTCACTATCAAGTGGGTTGATGAGGAGGGTGATCCCTGCACGATTTCCAAACAGCTGGAATTGAACGAAGCCATCAGATTGTACGAGGTCAATAGGGATGTTGAATTGACCATGCACG TTTTTCCAAATGTGCCGCCCCAGCCAGGGATGCCATGCCAGGGAGAGGATA ggAGCATTTATAGAAGAGGAGCAAGGAGATGGAGGAAGTTGTATCGTGTGAACGGTCATATATTCCAAGCTAAAAGATTCAATAGA cgGGCCTTCTGCGCATTTTGCCATGACCGTATATGGGGCCTTGGCCGGCAAGGATTCAAGTGCATCCAGTGCAAGCTTCTGGTGCACAAAAAGTGTCACAAGTTAGTGCAGCTACCCTGTGCCAACGAGCACGTAGAGCCTGTTCTTAGAGACGAACAAAATGGGGCCGAATCCACTGGAGGACAGGTGGGGCTTGTCTCTTCCCCCCACGTCAACGACGCAGGCCTGCAGGATCATCTCCGAGAGTTCCCAGAGGCCCCACAGGCCGACCTATCTG GAGAATCCGTGCCGGTCGAAGACCCCAAAGAAGACCTGGACACCGGTTCGACAAGACAATACTCCCTGAACGACTTCGAGCTGATCAGGGTGATCGGCAGAGGGTCCTATGCCAAGGTGCTGATGGTGGAATTGAAGAAGACCAAGCGTATCTACGCGATGAAG GTGATCAAGAAGGCTCTTGTGACTGACGACGAGGACATAGACTGGGTGCAGACCGAAAAGCACGTCTTCGAGACAGCCTCGAACCATCCTTTCCTGGTGGGGCTCCATTCTTGCTTCCAGACGCCAAGCCGTCTGTTTTTCGTCATCGAGTTCGTCAGAGGGGGCGACCTCATGTTCCACATGCAGAGGCAAAGAAGGCTCCCTGAGGAGCACGCAAG GTTTTATGCGGCTGAGATCTCCCTGGCCCTGAACTTCCTTCATTGCAAGGGCATCATCTACAGGGACTTGAAACTGGACAACGTCCTCTTGGACCACGAGGGTCATATCAAGTTGACTGATTACGGAATGTGCAAGGAAGGTATTAGGCCCGGAGACACAACAAGCACATTCTGCGGCACTCCCAACTATATCGCTCCCGAAATTTTGAGAGGAGAAGACTACGGCTTCTCTGTAGATTGGTGGGCTTTAG GTGTTTTGTTGTACGAGATGCTGGCAGGAAGATCACCCTTCGACATAGCTGGTGCTTCCGAGAACCCAGACCAAAACACCGAGGACTATCTGTTCCAAGTCATCTTGGAAAAGACCATAAGAATACCGAGGTCTCTCAGTGTCAAGGCCGCCAACGTACTTAAAGGTTTCCTGAACAAGAACCCGGCTGATCGTCTAGGGTGTCACTCACCCGACTCCTTCACCGAGATCACTAGCCATCAATTCTTCAAGAGTATCGACTGGGATATG CTGGAACAAAAACATGTGCCTCCTCCTTATAAACCAAGACTGGACTCTGATAGAGACTTAGCTAATTTCCCTCCTGAATTCACCGATGAGCCTGTACATCTTACACCAGACGATCC GCGTGTCATCGAGAAAATCGACCAGTCTGAATTCGAAGGCTTCGAGTACGTTAACCCACTTCTCATGTCGTTGGAGGACTGCGTGTGA
- the LOC123683381 gene encoding atypical protein kinase C isoform X1, protein MAWGYWSATTVSDRGRSPRRNQNGTSNAASSSGSSGGSSRLDSASASHHSHSSGVPQAGAAAAPKTYVENPHASVSHHHHHAAPAPPHSVQDYDDMPPAVFSRRPSLDLSASSQIVAHPQNVTHVCAAHGSRHVTCLGSAGGTLSAGNTLTRLGSRHTAVEYAVPHHFHIHHGTKYVEYHQPQLSFSDDDSSSEPGYATVFPNVPPQPGMPCQGEDRSIYRRGARRWRKLYRVNGHIFQAKRFNRRAFCAFCHDRIWGLGRQGFKCIQCKLLVHKKCHKLVQLPCANEHVEPVLRDEQNGAESTGGQVGLVSSPHVNDAGLQDHLREFPEAPQADLSGESVPVEDPKEDLDTGSTRQYSLNDFELIRVIGRGSYAKVLMVELKKTKRIYAMKVIKKALVTDDEDIDWVQTEKHVFETASNHPFLVGLHSCFQTPSRLFFVIEFVRGGDLMFHMQRQRRLPEEHARFYAAEISLALNFLHCKGIIYRDLKLDNVLLDHEGHIKLTDYGMCKEGIRPGDTTSTFCGTPNYIAPEILRGEDYGFSVDWWALGVLLYEMLAGRSPFDIAGASENPDQNTEDYLFQVILEKTIRIPRSLSVKAANVLKGFLNKNPADRLGCHSPDSFTEITSHQFFKSIDWDMLEQKHVPPPYKPRLDSDRDLANFPPEFTDEPVHLTPDDPRVIEKIDQSEFEGFEYVNPLLMSLEDCV, encoded by the exons ATGGCCTGGGGCTACTGGAGCGCCACCACCGTGTCCGACCGCGGCAGGAGCCCCCGTCGGAACCAGAACGGTACCTCCAACGCCGCCTCCTCGTCCGGTTCGAGCGGCGGGAGCAGCAGGCTGGACTCCGCCAGCGCCTCCCACCACTCGCACTCCTCTGGCGTACCGCAGGCGGGCGCCGCAGCCGCCCCCAAGACCTACGTCGAAAACCCGCACGCCTCTGTCTCGCACCACCACCACCACGCCGCCCCTGCACCTCCCCACTCCGTTCAGGACTACGACGACATGCCGCCCGCGGTGTTCTCCAGGAGGCCGTCCTTGGACCTGTCCGCTTCTAGTCAGATAGTGGCGCACCCCCAGAACGTGACGCACGTGTGCGCGGCGCACGGTAGTCGTCACGTGACTTGTTTGGGGTCTGCCGGGGGCACGCTGTCGGCGGGGAATACCCTGACGAGGCTGGGGTCCAGGCATACGGCGGTGGAGTACGCGGTGCCCCACCACTTTCACATTCACCACGGTACCAAGTACGTGGAGTACCACCAGCCTCAGCTATCGTTTTCTGATGACGATTCTAGCTCGGAACCTGGATACGCCACAG TTTTTCCAAATGTGCCGCCCCAGCCAGGGATGCCATGCCAGGGAGAGGATA ggAGCATTTATAGAAGAGGAGCAAGGAGATGGAGGAAGTTGTATCGTGTGAACGGTCATATATTCCAAGCTAAAAGATTCAATAGA cgGGCCTTCTGCGCATTTTGCCATGACCGTATATGGGGCCTTGGCCGGCAAGGATTCAAGTGCATCCAGTGCAAGCTTCTGGTGCACAAAAAGTGTCACAAGTTAGTGCAGCTACCCTGTGCCAACGAGCACGTAGAGCCTGTTCTTAGAGACGAACAAAATGGGGCCGAATCCACTGGAGGACAGGTGGGGCTTGTCTCTTCCCCCCACGTCAACGACGCAGGCCTGCAGGATCATCTCCGAGAGTTCCCAGAGGCCCCACAGGCCGACCTATCTG GAGAATCCGTGCCGGTCGAAGACCCCAAAGAAGACCTGGACACCGGTTCGACAAGACAATACTCCCTGAACGACTTCGAGCTGATCAGGGTGATCGGCAGAGGGTCCTATGCCAAGGTGCTGATGGTGGAATTGAAGAAGACCAAGCGTATCTACGCGATGAAG GTGATCAAGAAGGCTCTTGTGACTGACGACGAGGACATAGACTGGGTGCAGACCGAAAAGCACGTCTTCGAGACAGCCTCGAACCATCCTTTCCTGGTGGGGCTCCATTCTTGCTTCCAGACGCCAAGCCGTCTGTTTTTCGTCATCGAGTTCGTCAGAGGGGGCGACCTCATGTTCCACATGCAGAGGCAAAGAAGGCTCCCTGAGGAGCACGCAAG GTTTTATGCGGCTGAGATCTCCCTGGCCCTGAACTTCCTTCATTGCAAGGGCATCATCTACAGGGACTTGAAACTGGACAACGTCCTCTTGGACCACGAGGGTCATATCAAGTTGACTGATTACGGAATGTGCAAGGAAGGTATTAGGCCCGGAGACACAACAAGCACATTCTGCGGCACTCCCAACTATATCGCTCCCGAAATTTTGAGAGGAGAAGACTACGGCTTCTCTGTAGATTGGTGGGCTTTAG GTGTTTTGTTGTACGAGATGCTGGCAGGAAGATCACCCTTCGACATAGCTGGTGCTTCCGAGAACCCAGACCAAAACACCGAGGACTATCTGTTCCAAGTCATCTTGGAAAAGACCATAAGAATACCGAGGTCTCTCAGTGTCAAGGCCGCCAACGTACTTAAAGGTTTCCTGAACAAGAACCCGGCTGATCGTCTAGGGTGTCACTCACCCGACTCCTTCACCGAGATCACTAGCCATCAATTCTTCAAGAGTATCGACTGGGATATG CTGGAACAAAAACATGTGCCTCCTCCTTATAAACCAAGACTGGACTCTGATAGAGACTTAGCTAATTTCCCTCCTGAATTCACCGATGAGCCTGTACATCTTACACCAGACGATCC GCGTGTCATCGAGAAAATCGACCAGTCTGAATTCGAAGGCTTCGAGTACGTTAACCCACTTCTCATGTCGTTGGAGGACTGCGTGTGA
- the LOC123683384 gene encoding uncharacterized protein LOC123683384 translates to MGGCRCSYKSCRNTTKTSQNIHFFHYPVKQKERCKAWINKACKPSFFDLDEYQLRNKVVCEVHFADNCFLNAEKKRLLAQAIPTLDGDFLYDEPAPTFIHSNIDKVKPSMNSPKMEDIQVLPANEDGTVFVLDTYPSYKVNKEVKSYILNDDALFPIEKKDHGVSRIKQEPEYQDQEEYILGDNNEFSVIQNSSTPMRKIPAPLLKQGKPNYEILNTNDSALRVPSPTKTMSTEALESLICKTVETKYLHKLKQHTKDLNQIKKVLKMSRQKKNCLNNSSVLRYLKLRLPASLHTLISLSLNDEYELNEEDENFFKNLHDSSSKTYQFLSDDCGWRMPIIEIHEGDPELVEEN, encoded by the coding sequence atGGGTGGCTGTAGGTGCTCGTACAAATCATGCAGAAACACGACCAAAACTTCACAGAACATACATTTCTTTCACTATCCTGTGAAACAGAAGGAACGATGCAAAGCCTGGATTAACAAGGCTTGTAAACCAAGTTTTTTCgatttggatgaataccagctCAGAAATAAAGTAGTTTGTGAGGTGCATTTTGCAGATAATTGTTTTTTGAATGCTGAAAAGAAAAGATTATTGGCACAAGCAATTCCTACATTAGATGGAGACTTCTTATATGATGAACCAGCACCtacttttattcattcaaatattgacAAGGTGAAACCTAGCATGAATTCACCGAAAATGGAAGATATTCAAGTACTACCTGCAAATGAAGATGGAACAGTGTTTGTTCTAGATACATATCCTTCATATAAGGTTAATAAAGAGGTGAAATCTTACATTTTAAATGATGATGCACTATTTCCCATCGAAAAGAAGGATCATGGTGTTTCTAGAATCAAACAAGAACCGGAGTATCAGGATCAAGAAGAGTACATATTAGGAGATAACAATGAATTTTCAGTTATTCAAAATAGTAGTACCCCTATGAGAAAGATACCTGCCCCTCTTCTCAAACAGGGGAAGCCTAATTATGAAATCCTGAATACCAATGATTCAGCATTACGAGTCCCTTCTCCAACTAAAACAATGAGTACTGAAGCCTTGGAAAGTTTAATTTGTAAAACGGTGGAAACCAAATATCTTCACAAATTAAAGCAGCATACGAAGGATTTGAATCAGATAAAGAAAGTTTTGAAGATGagcagacaaaaaaaaaattgtttgaataataGCTCGGTTTTGAGGTACCTTAAACTAAGGTTACCAGCCAGCCTTCATACTCTCATTAGTTTGAGCCTAAATGATGAGTACGAACTTAATGAAGAAGAtgagaatttcttcaaaaatctgCATGATTCATCGTCTAAAACCTATCAATTTTTATCAGATGATTGCGGCTGGAGGATGCCTATCATCGAAATACATGAAGGGGATCCAGAATTGGTAGAAGAAAATTAG